A stretch of the Phyllopteryx taeniolatus isolate TA_2022b chromosome 5, UOR_Ptae_1.2, whole genome shotgun sequence genome encodes the following:
- the dus2 gene encoding tRNA-dihydrouridine(20) synthase [NAD(P)+]-like isoform X2, with protein sequence MAGRLSFANITALAPMVRVGTLPMRLLALDYGADVVYCEELIDIKMAQCRRVENEVLQTVDFVAPDDRVMFRTCEKEKQRVVFQMVRQEVARAHAFLLTSRVLVVLQGTADPDRALAVARLVEKDVAAIDVNMGCPKEYSTKGGMGAALLSDPDKIEAILRKLLEDTLTLARRIEKTGVAAVAVHGRFKDERPRHPVHCDYIGAVARAVAVPVIANGGSLDLVKTHGDIQAFRAAAGASSVMLARAAMWNPSVFRSAGPLPLHDVMIQYLKYALRYDNHAFNSKYCLCQMLRDKVESALGKRVQAAQNNQELSEAFDLVAVFEETQAALEARRDALQSPERRRDHVIAVDGDVTTMALKFQRREYPPQLTPKMFLLEWSRRQKLEQPTYQTVQRAQDRGFQSTVTVENRKYRSSLWEKSKKFAEQASAVVCLRARGIPESRVGQENGGRPHKRKTEDGRDVGQEKRKKQAGDGERETGGS encoded by the exons ATGGCTGGCAGGCTGAGCTTCGCAAACATCACCGCCTTGGCCCCCATGGTGCGGGTGGGCACGCTGCCCATGCGCTTGCTGGCGCTGGACTATGGAGCTGACGTGGTCTACTGCGAG GAGCTGATTGACATCAAGATGGCTCAGTGCCGCAGGGTGGAGAACG AGGTTCTGCAGACGGTGGATTTTGTGGCTCCGGATGATCGCGTGATGTTCAGGACGTGCGAGAAGGAGAAGCAGCGGGTCGTCTTCCAGATGGTGAGACAAGAAGTCGCTCGCGCGCACGCGTTCCTCTTGACGTCACGCGTGTTGGTCGTGTTGCAGGGCACCGCTGACCCGGACCGAGCCCTCGCTGTGGCCCGACTGGT GGAAAAGGACGTGGCGGCCATCGACGTGAACATGGGCTGTCCCAAAGAATATTCCACCAAG GGCGGCATGGGCGCGGCTCTCCTGTCCGATCCCGACAAGATCGAGGCC ATCCTCAGGAAGCTG CTGGAGGACACGCTGACTCTGGCGCGGAGGATCGAGAAGACGGGCGTGGCCGCCGTCGCCGTCCACGGCAG GTTCAAGGACGAGCGTCCCAGGCATCCGGTCCACTGCGACTACATCGGCGCCGTCGCTCGGGCCGTGGCCGTCCCAGTCATCGCCAA CGGGGGCTCCCTGGACCTGGTCAAGACCCACGGCGACATCCAGGCCTTCAGGGCGGCCGCGGGCGCCTCGTCCGTCATGTTGGCGCGAGCCGCCATGTGGAACCCGTCCGTGTTTCGCAGCGCGGGCCCGCTTCCTCTCCACGACGTCATGATCCAGTACCTCAAATAT GCGCTGCGCTACGACAATCACGCCTTCAACAGTAAGTACTGCTTGTGTCAGATGCTGCGAGACAAAGTGGAGTCGGCGCTGGGCAAACGCGTGCAGGCCGCACAGAACAACCAAGAACTcag CGAGGCGTTTGATCTGGTCGCCGTGTTCGAGGAGACTCAGGCGGCGCTGGAGGCTCGCCGCGACGCCCTGCAGAGTCCCGAGCGGCGGCGGGACCACGTCATCGCCGTGGACGGAGATGTCACCACCATGGCCCTCAAGTTTCAACG ACGCGAATATCCCCCTCAGCTCACGCCCAAGATGTTTCTGCTGGAGTGGAGCCGGCGACAAAAGTTGGAGCAGCCCACCTACcaaact GTGCAACGTGCGCAGGATCGAGGCTTCCAGTCAACCGTGACGGTGGAAAACAGGAAGTACAGATCCTCGCTCTG GGAGAAGTCAAAGAAGTTTGCCGAGCAGGCGTCCGCCGTGGTTTGTCTGCGCGCTCGCGGAATTCCGGAGAGTCGCGTCGGCCAGGAAAACGGCGGACGGCCGCATAAAAGGAAGACGGAGGACGGCCGCGACGTCGGCcaagaaaagaggaagaaacaaGCGGGCGACGGCGAGCGGGAGACTGGCGGCTCGTGA
- the dus2 gene encoding tRNA-dihydrouridine(20) synthase [NAD(P)+]-like isoform X4 produces MFRTCEKEKQRVVFQMVRQEVARAHAFLLTSRVLVVLQGTADPDRALAVARLVEKDVAAIDVNMGCPKEYSTKGGMGAALLSDPDKIEAILRKLVSGVSVPVTCKIRILPSLEDTLTLARRIEKTGVAAVAVHGRFKDERPRHPVHCDYIGAVARAVAVPVIANGGSLDLVKTHGDIQAFRAAAGASSVMLARAAMWNPSVFRSAGPLPLHDVMIQYLKYALRYDNHAFNSKYCLCQMLRDKVESALGKRVQAAQNNQELSEAFDLVAVFEETQAALEARRDALQSPERRRDHVIAVDGDVTTMALKFQRREYPPQLTPKMFLLEWSRRQKLEQPTYQTVQRAQDRGFQSTVTVENRKYRSSLWEKSKKFAEQASAVVCLRARGIPESRVGQENGGRPHKRKTEDGRDVGQEKRKKQAGDGERETGGS; encoded by the exons ATGTTCAGGACGTGCGAGAAGGAGAAGCAGCGGGTCGTCTTCCAGATGGTGAGACAAGAAGTCGCTCGCGCGCACGCGTTCCTCTTGACGTCACGCGTGTTGGTCGTGTTGCAGGGCACCGCTGACCCGGACCGAGCCCTCGCTGTGGCCCGACTGGT GGAAAAGGACGTGGCGGCCATCGACGTGAACATGGGCTGTCCCAAAGAATATTCCACCAAG GGCGGCATGGGCGCGGCTCTCCTGTCCGATCCCGACAAGATCGAGGCC ATCCTCAGGAAGCTGGTGAGCGGAGTTTCTGTGCCCGTCACCTGTAAGATCAGGATACTGCCCTCG CTGGAGGACACGCTGACTCTGGCGCGGAGGATCGAGAAGACGGGCGTGGCCGCCGTCGCCGTCCACGGCAG GTTCAAGGACGAGCGTCCCAGGCATCCGGTCCACTGCGACTACATCGGCGCCGTCGCTCGGGCCGTGGCCGTCCCAGTCATCGCCAA CGGGGGCTCCCTGGACCTGGTCAAGACCCACGGCGACATCCAGGCCTTCAGGGCGGCCGCGGGCGCCTCGTCCGTCATGTTGGCGCGAGCCGCCATGTGGAACCCGTCCGTGTTTCGCAGCGCGGGCCCGCTTCCTCTCCACGACGTCATGATCCAGTACCTCAAATAT GCGCTGCGCTACGACAATCACGCCTTCAACAGTAAGTACTGCTTGTGTCAGATGCTGCGAGACAAAGTGGAGTCGGCGCTGGGCAAACGCGTGCAGGCCGCACAGAACAACCAAGAACTcag CGAGGCGTTTGATCTGGTCGCCGTGTTCGAGGAGACTCAGGCGGCGCTGGAGGCTCGCCGCGACGCCCTGCAGAGTCCCGAGCGGCGGCGGGACCACGTCATCGCCGTGGACGGAGATGTCACCACCATGGCCCTCAAGTTTCAACG ACGCGAATATCCCCCTCAGCTCACGCCCAAGATGTTTCTGCTGGAGTGGAGCCGGCGACAAAAGTTGGAGCAGCCCACCTACcaaact GTGCAACGTGCGCAGGATCGAGGCTTCCAGTCAACCGTGACGGTGGAAAACAGGAAGTACAGATCCTCGCTCTG GGAGAAGTCAAAGAAGTTTGCCGAGCAGGCGTCCGCCGTGGTTTGTCTGCGCGCTCGCGGAATTCCGGAGAGTCGCGTCGGCCAGGAAAACGGCGGACGGCCGCATAAAAGGAAGACGGAGGACGGCCGCGACGTCGGCcaagaaaagaggaagaaacaaGCGGGCGACGGCGAGCGGGAGACTGGCGGCTCGTGA
- the dus2 gene encoding tRNA-dihydrouridine(20) synthase [NAD(P)+]-like isoform X5, giving the protein MFRTCEKEKQRVVFQMGTADPDRALAVARLVEKDVAAIDVNMGCPKEYSTKGGMGAALLSDPDKIEAILRKLVSGVSVPVTCKIRILPSLEDTLTLARRIEKTGVAAVAVHGRFKDERPRHPVHCDYIGAVARAVAVPVIANGGSLDLVKTHGDIQAFRAAAGASSVMLARAAMWNPSVFRSAGPLPLHDVMIQYLKYALRYDNHAFNSKYCLCQMLRDKVESALGKRVQAAQNNQELSEAFDLVAVFEETQAALEARRDALQSPERRRDHVIAVDGDVTTMALKFQRREYPPQLTPKMFLLEWSRRQKLEQPTYQTVQRAQDRGFQSTVTVENRKYRSSLWEKSKKFAEQASAVVCLRARGIPESRVGQENGGRPHKRKTEDGRDVGQEKRKKQAGDGERETGGS; this is encoded by the exons ATGTTCAGGACGTGCGAGAAGGAGAAGCAGCGGGTCGTCTTCCAGATG GGCACCGCTGACCCGGACCGAGCCCTCGCTGTGGCCCGACTGGT GGAAAAGGACGTGGCGGCCATCGACGTGAACATGGGCTGTCCCAAAGAATATTCCACCAAG GGCGGCATGGGCGCGGCTCTCCTGTCCGATCCCGACAAGATCGAGGCC ATCCTCAGGAAGCTGGTGAGCGGAGTTTCTGTGCCCGTCACCTGTAAGATCAGGATACTGCCCTCG CTGGAGGACACGCTGACTCTGGCGCGGAGGATCGAGAAGACGGGCGTGGCCGCCGTCGCCGTCCACGGCAG GTTCAAGGACGAGCGTCCCAGGCATCCGGTCCACTGCGACTACATCGGCGCCGTCGCTCGGGCCGTGGCCGTCCCAGTCATCGCCAA CGGGGGCTCCCTGGACCTGGTCAAGACCCACGGCGACATCCAGGCCTTCAGGGCGGCCGCGGGCGCCTCGTCCGTCATGTTGGCGCGAGCCGCCATGTGGAACCCGTCCGTGTTTCGCAGCGCGGGCCCGCTTCCTCTCCACGACGTCATGATCCAGTACCTCAAATAT GCGCTGCGCTACGACAATCACGCCTTCAACAGTAAGTACTGCTTGTGTCAGATGCTGCGAGACAAAGTGGAGTCGGCGCTGGGCAAACGCGTGCAGGCCGCACAGAACAACCAAGAACTcag CGAGGCGTTTGATCTGGTCGCCGTGTTCGAGGAGACTCAGGCGGCGCTGGAGGCTCGCCGCGACGCCCTGCAGAGTCCCGAGCGGCGGCGGGACCACGTCATCGCCGTGGACGGAGATGTCACCACCATGGCCCTCAAGTTTCAACG ACGCGAATATCCCCCTCAGCTCACGCCCAAGATGTTTCTGCTGGAGTGGAGCCGGCGACAAAAGTTGGAGCAGCCCACCTACcaaact GTGCAACGTGCGCAGGATCGAGGCTTCCAGTCAACCGTGACGGTGGAAAACAGGAAGTACAGATCCTCGCTCTG GGAGAAGTCAAAGAAGTTTGCCGAGCAGGCGTCCGCCGTGGTTTGTCTGCGCGCTCGCGGAATTCCGGAGAGTCGCGTCGGCCAGGAAAACGGCGGACGGCCGCATAAAAGGAAGACGGAGGACGGCCGCGACGTCGGCcaagaaaagaggaagaaacaaGCGGGCGACGGCGAGCGGGAGACTGGCGGCTCGTGA
- the dus2 gene encoding tRNA-dihydrouridine(20) synthase [NAD(P)+]-like isoform X3 has translation MAGRLSFANITALAPMVRVGTLPMRLLALDYGADVVYCEELIDIKMAQCRRVENEVLQTVDFVAPDDRVMFRTCEKEKQRVVFQMGTADPDRALAVARLVEKDVAAIDVNMGCPKEYSTKGGMGAALLSDPDKIEAILRKLVSGVSVPVTCKIRILPSLEDTLTLARRIEKTGVAAVAVHGRFKDERPRHPVHCDYIGAVARAVAVPVIANGGSLDLVKTHGDIQAFRAAAGASSVMLARAAMWNPSVFRSAGPLPLHDVMIQYLKYALRYDNHAFNSKYCLCQMLRDKVESALGKRVQAAQNNQELSEAFDLVAVFEETQAALEARRDALQSPERRRDHVIAVDGDVTTMALKFQRREYPPQLTPKMFLLEWSRRQKLEQPTYQTVQRAQDRGFQSTVTVENRKYRSSLWEKSKKFAEQASAVVCLRARGIPESRVGQENGGRPHKRKTEDGRDVGQEKRKKQAGDGERETGGS, from the exons ATGGCTGGCAGGCTGAGCTTCGCAAACATCACCGCCTTGGCCCCCATGGTGCGGGTGGGCACGCTGCCCATGCGCTTGCTGGCGCTGGACTATGGAGCTGACGTGGTCTACTGCGAG GAGCTGATTGACATCAAGATGGCTCAGTGCCGCAGGGTGGAGAACG AGGTTCTGCAGACGGTGGATTTTGTGGCTCCGGATGATCGCGTGATGTTCAGGACGTGCGAGAAGGAGAAGCAGCGGGTCGTCTTCCAGATG GGCACCGCTGACCCGGACCGAGCCCTCGCTGTGGCCCGACTGGT GGAAAAGGACGTGGCGGCCATCGACGTGAACATGGGCTGTCCCAAAGAATATTCCACCAAG GGCGGCATGGGCGCGGCTCTCCTGTCCGATCCCGACAAGATCGAGGCC ATCCTCAGGAAGCTGGTGAGCGGAGTTTCTGTGCCCGTCACCTGTAAGATCAGGATACTGCCCTCG CTGGAGGACACGCTGACTCTGGCGCGGAGGATCGAGAAGACGGGCGTGGCCGCCGTCGCCGTCCACGGCAG GTTCAAGGACGAGCGTCCCAGGCATCCGGTCCACTGCGACTACATCGGCGCCGTCGCTCGGGCCGTGGCCGTCCCAGTCATCGCCAA CGGGGGCTCCCTGGACCTGGTCAAGACCCACGGCGACATCCAGGCCTTCAGGGCGGCCGCGGGCGCCTCGTCCGTCATGTTGGCGCGAGCCGCCATGTGGAACCCGTCCGTGTTTCGCAGCGCGGGCCCGCTTCCTCTCCACGACGTCATGATCCAGTACCTCAAATAT GCGCTGCGCTACGACAATCACGCCTTCAACAGTAAGTACTGCTTGTGTCAGATGCTGCGAGACAAAGTGGAGTCGGCGCTGGGCAAACGCGTGCAGGCCGCACAGAACAACCAAGAACTcag CGAGGCGTTTGATCTGGTCGCCGTGTTCGAGGAGACTCAGGCGGCGCTGGAGGCTCGCCGCGACGCCCTGCAGAGTCCCGAGCGGCGGCGGGACCACGTCATCGCCGTGGACGGAGATGTCACCACCATGGCCCTCAAGTTTCAACG ACGCGAATATCCCCCTCAGCTCACGCCCAAGATGTTTCTGCTGGAGTGGAGCCGGCGACAAAAGTTGGAGCAGCCCACCTACcaaact GTGCAACGTGCGCAGGATCGAGGCTTCCAGTCAACCGTGACGGTGGAAAACAGGAAGTACAGATCCTCGCTCTG GGAGAAGTCAAAGAAGTTTGCCGAGCAGGCGTCCGCCGTGGTTTGTCTGCGCGCTCGCGGAATTCCGGAGAGTCGCGTCGGCCAGGAAAACGGCGGACGGCCGCATAAAAGGAAGACGGAGGACGGCCGCGACGTCGGCcaagaaaagaggaagaaacaaGCGGGCGACGGCGAGCGGGAGACTGGCGGCTCGTGA
- the dus2 gene encoding tRNA-dihydrouridine(20) synthase [NAD(P)+]-like isoform X1 → MAGRLSFANITALAPMVRVGTLPMRLLALDYGADVVYCEELIDIKMAQCRRVENEVLQTVDFVAPDDRVMFRTCEKEKQRVVFQMVRQEVARAHAFLLTSRVLVVLQGTADPDRALAVARLVEKDVAAIDVNMGCPKEYSTKGGMGAALLSDPDKIEAILRKLVSGVSVPVTCKIRILPSLEDTLTLARRIEKTGVAAVAVHGRFKDERPRHPVHCDYIGAVARAVAVPVIANGGSLDLVKTHGDIQAFRAAAGASSVMLARAAMWNPSVFRSAGPLPLHDVMIQYLKYALRYDNHAFNSKYCLCQMLRDKVESALGKRVQAAQNNQELSEAFDLVAVFEETQAALEARRDALQSPERRRDHVIAVDGDVTTMALKFQRREYPPQLTPKMFLLEWSRRQKLEQPTYQTVQRAQDRGFQSTVTVENRKYRSSLWEKSKKFAEQASAVVCLRARGIPESRVGQENGGRPHKRKTEDGRDVGQEKRKKQAGDGERETGGS, encoded by the exons ATGGCTGGCAGGCTGAGCTTCGCAAACATCACCGCCTTGGCCCCCATGGTGCGGGTGGGCACGCTGCCCATGCGCTTGCTGGCGCTGGACTATGGAGCTGACGTGGTCTACTGCGAG GAGCTGATTGACATCAAGATGGCTCAGTGCCGCAGGGTGGAGAACG AGGTTCTGCAGACGGTGGATTTTGTGGCTCCGGATGATCGCGTGATGTTCAGGACGTGCGAGAAGGAGAAGCAGCGGGTCGTCTTCCAGATGGTGAGACAAGAAGTCGCTCGCGCGCACGCGTTCCTCTTGACGTCACGCGTGTTGGTCGTGTTGCAGGGCACCGCTGACCCGGACCGAGCCCTCGCTGTGGCCCGACTGGT GGAAAAGGACGTGGCGGCCATCGACGTGAACATGGGCTGTCCCAAAGAATATTCCACCAAG GGCGGCATGGGCGCGGCTCTCCTGTCCGATCCCGACAAGATCGAGGCC ATCCTCAGGAAGCTGGTGAGCGGAGTTTCTGTGCCCGTCACCTGTAAGATCAGGATACTGCCCTCG CTGGAGGACACGCTGACTCTGGCGCGGAGGATCGAGAAGACGGGCGTGGCCGCCGTCGCCGTCCACGGCAG GTTCAAGGACGAGCGTCCCAGGCATCCGGTCCACTGCGACTACATCGGCGCCGTCGCTCGGGCCGTGGCCGTCCCAGTCATCGCCAA CGGGGGCTCCCTGGACCTGGTCAAGACCCACGGCGACATCCAGGCCTTCAGGGCGGCCGCGGGCGCCTCGTCCGTCATGTTGGCGCGAGCCGCCATGTGGAACCCGTCCGTGTTTCGCAGCGCGGGCCCGCTTCCTCTCCACGACGTCATGATCCAGTACCTCAAATAT GCGCTGCGCTACGACAATCACGCCTTCAACAGTAAGTACTGCTTGTGTCAGATGCTGCGAGACAAAGTGGAGTCGGCGCTGGGCAAACGCGTGCAGGCCGCACAGAACAACCAAGAACTcag CGAGGCGTTTGATCTGGTCGCCGTGTTCGAGGAGACTCAGGCGGCGCTGGAGGCTCGCCGCGACGCCCTGCAGAGTCCCGAGCGGCGGCGGGACCACGTCATCGCCGTGGACGGAGATGTCACCACCATGGCCCTCAAGTTTCAACG ACGCGAATATCCCCCTCAGCTCACGCCCAAGATGTTTCTGCTGGAGTGGAGCCGGCGACAAAAGTTGGAGCAGCCCACCTACcaaact GTGCAACGTGCGCAGGATCGAGGCTTCCAGTCAACCGTGACGGTGGAAAACAGGAAGTACAGATCCTCGCTCTG GGAGAAGTCAAAGAAGTTTGCCGAGCAGGCGTCCGCCGTGGTTTGTCTGCGCGCTCGCGGAATTCCGGAGAGTCGCGTCGGCCAGGAAAACGGCGGACGGCCGCATAAAAGGAAGACGGAGGACGGCCGCGACGTCGGCcaagaaaagaggaagaaacaaGCGGGCGACGGCGAGCGGGAGACTGGCGGCTCGTGA